The genomic stretch TGCGTGCCTTGTCGTCGAAGGTCCGTCGACAGCGCATTGTGCATGACGTGCAGCGGCTGATCGCCGATCGCCTTGGGCGGAGCGGGGAAGCCATTCCCTCCCATCACCCGATCCATCGCCTGGGACTTGATTCGTTGATGGCGGCAGACGTGCTGCATCGCATCGAGGAGTCGTTTCAGGTGCCGTTGTCCCTGCACGTCCTTCTGGGAGGCGCGACGATCGATGATCTCGCTGCGACCATCGATCGTGAACTAAACAACGGGGAATCCACCACGCCGGCGGTCGACTCCAGCCAGGCCGAAGCAGAGGCCGTGGGACCGCTGTCGGAGAATCAGGCGGCATTGTGGTTCCTAAGTCGCCTCGCGCCGGACAGTGCCGCGGCAAACGTCGCGGTGTTGCTGCACGTACCGCCTACCCTCGAGCCGGTGACTGTGCGGGAGGCGCTGGAGCGAGTTGCCGCGCGCCATCCGATGCTGCGCACGACGTTTGAAACGGAGGCGGATGTCCCTGTCCAACGAGTGCACGATCGTCTCCTGCCTGGCTGGATCGTTGTCGAGAGTACGGCGTGGGAGTGGCACCGCCTGCGACAGGAGGCGATGACCCAAGCTGCGATGCCGTTCGACCTGGTGCAAGGGCCGCTGTGGAACGCCTGCTTCTTTCGCGGTTCCGGACAGAATTGGTTGTTGTTGGTCGCCCACCATATCGTGGTAGATGGCTGGTCGATGTTGCAGCTGGTCGAGGACATCAAGCATCACTGTGCGATGGCAACTCGGCCTGTTCCGGGAGGGGACGAACCTGTCGAAGGTCCTCCCGTATCCTACCGAGAGTTTGTCGAGTGGCATCGAACGGTGTTAGCCGGCCAGGAGGGCCGAACCCTGTCTCAGTATTGGAAGACACGGCTGAGCGGCGAATTGCCAAGCTATGACACCCTCTATGACAGGCCTCCGGCGACAATCGAGCCCAGTCACTATGCCTGGCATGCGTTTCAACTCGACCAGCACCTTGTCGAGCGCCTCAAGACACTCGCCCATGAGCAGGGCACGACGTTGTACGTCGTGTGCCTGGCCGCCCTTCAGGTCCTGCTCCATCGGTATACGGATCATGAAGACACGCTGGTCGTCACGCCTGTGTTCGGTCGTAGTCGAGCGCGATTTGCCAGGACCATCGGTGATTTTGTCAACATGTTGGTCCTGCGGGATAGCCTGCGATCAGGGTGCACCGGCCGTGAATTGCTGACACAGACGAAACAGTGCCTGCTTGAGGCCCTCGCACATCAGGACTATCCCTATGCGCGGCTCGTATCGGATGTGCGTCCGATTCACCAGGGGCATCGGGCCCCGCTGGCGCAGGTGTTATTCGCACTCCAACCGTTTGCGCTCCTCGCCGAACTCGACATCCGTAGGAATGTCACGCAGCCTGCGGTTGCCGAGGCCGGCCTCTCTCCCTGGGCGTCGTTTGTCATCCCTCAACAGAGCGGGCAGTTCGATCTGTGTGTCGAGATGGCGGAATCGGAACAGGGGCTGAGCGGGTATTTCGAATATAAAGATGCCCTGCTGTCGCCGGATCGGATCGCACGGATGCAGGAGCATTTTGTGCGTCTGCTCGAGGCGTTGGCAGACAATCCCGGTCGCACGGTCGGTTCCTTGCCGCTCATGTCCGAGATCGAACGACGCGACACGGTGATGTCGTGGGGACAGTCTTCTGGTGGCATGAAGCCGGACCAGTGCCTCCATCGCTTGATCGAACAGCAGGCGAGGCGCACACCTGATGCCGTTGCCGTGGAGCAGGACGGGCAGAGTGTGACCTATCGAGAACTCGAGTCGCGGGCCAACCGTCTCGCCCACTACTTACGCCGCCGAGGGGTCGAGCCGGGGATCGTCGTCGGGCTCTGTCTCGAACGTTCGATCAATTTGATCGTGGGCATGTTGGGCATTCTTAAATCGGGTGGGGCGTATCTCCCGTTGGATGCCGATTATCCGACCGAGCGGCTGGAGTACATGCTGCGCGACAGCGAGGTCCGCGTGCTGGTCACGCAGCAGGAGCAGTTGGCCCGTCTTCCTGCGACGAATCCCCATACGGTGTGTCTGGATTCCGAGTGGGACCAGATTGCCCGGCTCCCTGACGATTCCCTCCAGGGCACCGATGCCCTCGACAATTTGGCCTATGTGATCTACACGTCAGGATCTACGGGGCACCCCAAAGGCGTGATGATCGAGCACCGATCGATCGTCAACTATGTTCAGGGCATCACCGGTATTGTCGGCCTGACGGCTTGGGACCGGGTCCTACAATTCGCGTCGATGAGTTTCGATACCGCCGCAGAGGAAATTTTCCCCTGCCTGGCCACCGGGGCGACCCTGGTATTGCGCACGCCGATGATGGTCGATTCGGTGTCGGGATTTCTGGAGCGCTGCCGCCAGTGGAACCTGACGATGCTCGACCTCCCGACCGCCTACTGGCACGAAGTCGTGACGCGCATGGATTTGGAGCAACTGCACTTCCCCGAAGCAGTGAAGACCGTGATCATCGGCGGGGAGCGCGTCCTTCCGGCACTCGTGCAACGGTGGACCCGGCACGTCGGGACGCGCGTTCGTCTGCTCAATACCTACGGGCCGACCGAGACCACCGTGGCAGTGACCTGGGCAGACCTGACCGATGCGAACGCGCATGGCGACAGCATCGGCGATCTTCCGATCGGACGTCCGATTCCCCACGCGTCGGTCTATGTCTTGGATCGTCAGCAGCAATCGGTTCCCGTTGGGGTGGCCGGCGAGTTGTACATCGGTGGTGTGGGTGTGGCGCGGGGATATCGTGGTCGGCCCGATCTGACCGCGGCCAAGTTCGATTCCGACCCCTTTTCCAACCGTCCGGACGCGCGTCTGTATCGCACGGGCGATCTGGTGCGGTGGCGTTCGGATGGACAGTTGGATTTTTGCGGGCGTGTCGACCGTCAGGTCAAGATTCGTGGATTCCGCGTTGAGTTGGAGGAAATCGAAGCCGTGCTGAATCGCCATCCCGATTTGGAGCGGGCGGTGGTGGAGGTGCGGGAGGATCAACCCGGTGACAAGCGGATTGTGGCATTCATGGTCCCGAGGCCGAACAATCGTCTCGGTCTGCTGCAGTTGCGAGAACAACTTCGCACACAATTACCCGCGCACATGATTCCCTCAACGTTCATTGAGCTTGAAGCGCTGCCGTTGACCGTCAATGGGAAGGTTGATCGACGTGCCTTGCAGGTCGCCGCGGATAGCCGGGCCAGCAAGGTAGACCTGACCTCGGCCTATCTGGCTCCGCGGACTCCGCTCGAGCAGGTGTTGGCCGACATCTGGGGGGAGATTCTTCAGCTCAAAGATGTCGGCGTGCACGACAACTTCTTCGAGCTAGGCGGACATTCCCTGTTGGCGACGCAGTTGGTGTCCCGAGTGCAGGCGCTGTTCCGTATTACGGTGCCGTTGCGACGCGTGTTTGAACGCCCCACCATCGCGACGTTGGCCGAGGTGGTCAAGGAAGCGCAGCAAGGCCAGTCAGGGATCCAGGACAACAAGGCATACGAGATAACAAGGGCCGCCCGCGGTGGTCCGCTCCCGTTGTCGTTCGCGCAGGAACGGATGTGGTTTCTCTACCAACTGTCACCTGAGGCCGCAGCCTACAACATTCCCGCCAGCGTGCGCCTTCATGGTCCGCTGAATAAACCGTCGTTGCGCTGGGCGGTGGGCGAACTGGTTCGTCGCCATGACGCGCTTCGGACCACGTTTGCACAGGTCGACGGACAACCGCGCCAGATCATCCATGACTCGTTGGAACCGCTCTGGGCGGAGGAAGATGTGCGTCGTTTGCCGGCTGAAATGCGTGAACCACGAACCTTGGAGCTTGCGACGATAGAAGCCCGGCGGCCCTTCGATTTGGAGCGGGGGCCTCTGTTGCGGATTCTCCTGATTCAGGTCGGTGATGAGGATCACGTGCTGGTCGTGAGCACCCATCACATCATTTCGGATCAATGGTCGTACGGCGTGATCGCCCGTGAATTGGTGGGCTCCTACAACGCGTGTTGCGGGAGAAAGCCGTTTGGGATGGCGCCTGACCTGGTAATTCAATACGCCGATTTCGCGCAGTGGCAGCGCCGCTGGCTCACCGGATCGGTGTTAGCCGAACAGCTTGCACATTGGAAGACCAAGTTGACGGATCTGCCGGTATTGGCCTTGCCGGCCGATCGGCCGCGGCCTCCGGTGCATTCCTTCAAAGGCGATCATGTGTCGATCGACCTGTCCTGGTCACTGATCAATCGCCTCAAGCAGTTGAGCGTCCGCGAGGGCGCGACCCTCTACATGGTCTTCCTGGCCGGTTTCTTCGGCCTGCTGCACCGGCTCACACAACAACGCGATCTCGTCATCGGGACGCCGATCGCCAACCGCAACCGCCTCGAAATCGAAGACCTCATCGGGACGTTTGTGAATACGTTGGTCCTACGAACCGAGGTCACAGGCGAGCTGACCTTCCGTGAGTTGTTGCGGCGAGTGCGCGATCTGACGCTCGACGCCTATGCCCATCAGGACGTGCCGTTCGAGAAGCTCGTGGAGGAACTGCGGCCGGACCGAAGTCAGGGCGGGCTTCCACTGGTACAGGTGTTATTCAATTTCGCCAACACCCCGTTCGCGCGAACGGAATTCCAGCATCTGTCCTGGACGCCCTATGAGGTCAGTCGTGGGGCGGCCCAATTGGATCTCGGGCTGTCCATCGATCCGCTCGCGTCGCGCAAAGCCTATCTGGAATTTAATACCGACTTGTTCGACCGGAGCTCGGCCGAGCGGTGGCTCTCGCAATACCGTCAGCTCATGGAAGCGGTCGCGAATCATGCAGAAGACACGCTGGGACGGGTCGCGATGCTGACCGCAGAAGAGCAACATCGGATATTGCGAGAGTGGAACGCAACGGAAAGAGTGTTCGATCAGGCCGTCTGCGTTCCACAACTATTCGAGTTGCAGGTCGCACGAACCCCCGACGCCCTTGCGCTGGTGTTCGAAGGGGTTGAATGGTCGTACGGCGCGCTGAATCGGCGTGCCAACCAGCTGGCGCATCATTTGCGCAACTGCGGCGTGGGACCGGATCTCGTCGTCCCGGTGTTTCTCGAGCGTTCCCCGGAGCTCCTGATCACGCTCCTGGCCGTCATGAAGGCCGGGGGCGCCTATTTGCCGCTGGTTCCAGGCCTGCCCATCCGGCGACTGGCCGCCATGATCGAAGCCAGCCACGCGGCCCTGTTGGTGACGGATTCCACGCTGGTCTCGAGCCTCCCGCAGCATCAGCTGCCGGTGGTCTGTCTGGATCGGGATGCGGAACAGATCGCGCGTTGCGACGACAGGAACCCTCGGCCATTGGCGGGTCCTGAACATCTGGTCTACGTCTTGTTTACGTCAGGCTCGACCGGCCAACCGAAGGGCGTGGAGATCGAGCATCGCGCACTCGTGAATTTCCTACGCTCCATGCAGCAGGAGCCGGGGATGACCGCTCGTGATGTGGTGATGGCCCTGACGCCGTTGTCCTTCGATATCGCCGGTTTGGAATTGTACCTTCCCCTCCTCACGGGCGCCCGGATCATTCTCGCCAATCGGCAGCAAGCCATGGATGGAGCGTGGCTCCAACGCGAGTTGGACCAGGGCTCGGTCACCGTCATGCAGGCGACGCCGGCGACCTGGCGCATGGTGCTGCAGTTCGGGTGGAATGGGGGGAGAAGCGTCAAGGTGTTGTGCGGTGGAGAGGCACTCCCTCGCGAATTGGCGCAGGAGCTGCTTAGCCGGGCTGGTTCAGTATGGAATGTGTATGGTCCTACGGAGACCACGATCTGGTCGACGCTCGAGCGCGTTCGCACCGCCGACCGTCTGATCGCGCTCGGCAAGCCGATTGCCAATACCCAGGTCTATGTCTTGGATGCCAACCGGGAACCGGTGCCGGTCGGCATACCGGGTGAATTGTATATCGGTGGAATGGGGTTGGCGAGGGGCTACAGAGGGCAGCCTCAATTGACGGCGGAGCGTTTCGTCTCGAACCCGTTCCGTTCGGGCGAACGGATGTATCGCACGGGTGACCAGGTGAAGTGGTTGCCGGACGGGCGGGTGGAGTACATCGGCCGGATCGACTATCAGGTGAAATTGCGCGGGTTCCGGATCGAGCTCGGGGAAATCGAATCGGTGTTGGCCGATGATTCGACCGTGAAACAGGCCGTCGTGATCGTGCGGGAAGACGTTCCGGGAGATAAACGGTTGGTCGCCTATGTGCTCCCACGCGATGGCGCGGTCTGCGATCCCCAAGCCCTCCGTCGCGCGCTGCGGGAGGCGGTGCCGGATTACATGGTTCCAACGGCGATCGTCCCTCTCGTAGAGTTTCCGCTGACGCCGAATGGAAAAGTCGATCGGCGCGCCTTGCCTGCGCCCTCCGTTGAACCGGAGCATGACGGCGGCCAGGCGATCGAGCCCCGGAATCGGCTCGAATTGCAGTTGGTGGCCATTTGGGAGCAGGTTCTGGGCATTACGCCCATCGGCGTGCGAGACAACTTCTTTTCGCTCGGCGGGTATTCCCTGCTGGCGCTGCGGATGTTCAGTGCCATCGAACACACCTTCGGCAAGCGCCTGCCGATGGCGGTCCTCTTCCAGGCTCCGACGATCGAGCAGTTGGCAGATGTGTTGGCCGACGAGGGCTGCTCCGTGCGCTGGCGATCCCTGGTGGCGATTCAGCCGGAAGGGAAGAAGACGCCGTTTTTTGCGGTGCCGGGAGTCGGAGGCAATGTGCTGGTGTTTGCGCGCCTCGCGAAACTGTTGGGGGGCGATCAACCGTTTTACGGCCTGCAGGCACGCGGGCTGGACGGTAGAGAAAAACCGTTCATGCGGGTCGAGGACATGGCGGCCCATTACATCGAGGAGATCCGTTCCGTTCAGCCGAAAGGGCCATACCTGATCGGCGGGACGTGCACCGGTGGCCTGGCGGCCTATGAAATCGCACAACAGCTGACGGCGCAGGGGGAAGAGGTGATCCTGGCCGTGATGGAGTCGTGGCATCCGCGATCTTATCTGACGCACTGGAGCCGACCGCCGTATCTCCTCTGGCCCTTGCTCTTCGTGGGGATGAAAATCACGACCTACCTGCGCCTCATGCGGCAGCTGCCTGTTCGTGAATGGGGAACATTCTGGAAGGGAAAATTGCACCGGCTGTGGAATATGATGCATCACACCGAGTCCGTCGAGCATCAAGACGAATTTCTGTACAAAGACCAAGTGACGTACGCGACCTTCCATGCCGTGGCTCGGTACGAGCTGAAACCGTTCCGAGGGCAGGTCTTGAACGTCATCGCATCCAAACATCCCCTGACGAACTCCAGTGACGACACGCGATTGGTCTTTGGAGAGTGGGCCATGGGGACCAGCCGGACGATCTATCTCCCCACTGAAGACTCCGGGCGGTTGTTTATTGCTCCCCAGGTGCAAGAACTGGCGCAGCATCTCGCAGCATTTTGGGAGGAAGCCGGAGCGGTGATGCGCCAACATCCGGACGGGCAGGGCAATGGGCCTGCGTCGAAAGCCGCCTAGCCGATTTCGGGTTGATCATGATCAAGCTGTATCGATTCCTTCTCTTTCTGCTGCGTGATGCCAGGACCATGATGGTCCTCATGGTGTTGACCGGGCTCCTGGCCGGCCTCTCCAGCGTGGGCCTGCTGGCGGTGATCAACAAACTGATCAATGGAGCCGGAGCGACCGCGGATGGGTTGGCGCTCGCGTTTATCGGGCTGGCGCTCTTGAAAGTCAGTTCGAACTATCTGTCTCAACTGCTCCTTGTGACCTTCGCGCAGAAAACGATTTTAAAGCTGGGCATGGATCTGTGCTGGAAAGTGGTGCGCGCGCCCTACCGCACGTTGGAGCGCCGGGGCTCCCATGAAATTCTCGCGACGCTGACGGATGATACGAATGCGATGGCGTGGGCCGTCAATGGGCTGCCGGGCCTGGCCATCAATGTGGCTATTCTTGCCGGGTGCTCTCTCTATCTGGCGTGGCTCTCCTGGCAGGCCTTTCTCGGGGTCGTGATCCTTGCCGTTTTAGGATTGGTAGGGTATCGCCAGCTCTATAACCGGGTCCTGCAGTCGTCGTTGGCGGTCCGTGATGCGAAGGGCGCGTTGTTCGAACATTTCCGTAGTCTGACGGAGGGGATGAAGGAGCTGATGTTGCATCGCGGTCGCCGCGAAAGCTTCGTCGAGCAAGATATCCGGCACGCGGCCGAGGCCCTCCGGCACCACAATCTGGTCACGACCAAACAATACCTGACGACGGATTCCTGGACGCAGGTGCTCTTTTACGGGTTGATCGGGGTCATCCTCCTTCTGTTTCCGCGGATGTTGTCTCTTTCCGGCGAATCGTTGACGGGGTATGCCTTTGCGATGCTGTATATGATCGGTCCGATGTGGGGCTTGCTGGGGATGATCCCGACGTTGAGTCGCGGTCAGGTCGCCTTGGAAAAAATTGAATCCTTGGGGCTGGCGCTTGATGAGGGGCGTCAGGAAGGTGGCGCCGAGCGGCCGGTGGTACATGGCAGCCACTGCGTGGAGTTTTCTCAGGCGGTGTTCGCCTACGAATCCAAAGGGGAGGATGAACGTCCCTTCAATCTAGGGCCGCTGGACGTGTCGATTCGTTCGGGGGAACTGGTCTTCATCATCGGGGGCAACGGCAGCGGCAAATCGACGTTGGTGAAGGTGCTCACGGGGTTGTATCTGCCGCAACAGGGCCAGGTGAAGCTGGACGGCGATGCCATTGTGCCGGCGACGCAAGACTGGTATCGGCAACATTTTGCAGCGGTCTTCTCGGATTTTTATCTCTTCAAAAAGTTGCTTGGGCTCGATCCCTCCCTTGTGGCGACACAGGCGGATGGATGGTTGAAGACCCTGCGTATCAATCACAAGGTCAGCATTCAGGACGGGGAATATTCCACGATCAACCTCTCGCAGGGGCAACGGAAGCGTCTCGCGCTGGTGACCGCCATGCTGGAAGACCGGCCGTTTTATGTTTTCGATGAATGGGCTGCCGATCAGGATCCTCAATACAAGGAAGTCTTTTACGGGGAGTTGCTGCCGGAGTTGCGGGCGCGAGGAAAGGGCGTGATCGTCGTGACGCATGACGACCGCTATTTTCATGTGGGCGACCGCGTGTTAAAACTGGACGAGGGAAAGATCGTCGAAGCGTCACCAGGCCATGTTCATGTCCCGCCGCGCGCCACTCCTGTGCTCAAACCAGTCGCGCGATCATCGGGGTAATGCGCGCGATGTGTGTCTTGTCGATAGAATGATGTCGCATCCGTCCAATTTCTCCTCCGCATCCACAGCCTTTCCCGTCCTGGGATCTTCCGACGTACACGTCTGGTTCTGCGACCTCCTGCACTATGCCGCTGATCAAGAGGTTCTCGCCGCACTGCTGTCCGGCGATGAGCGGGTGCGCGCGGCTCGGTTCGCGTTCGATCGGGACCGGCAGCGATTCGTCCTCTCGCATGCGTTGCTGCGCCTGCTGCTATCCCGCTACACCCACATGCATGCAAGGCAGATCCACTTTGCCACCGGCCCGCATGGGAAGCCGGCGATCAGTGGTGCAGGCGCGGCGTCTCAGCCGATCCAATTCAGTCTGTCCCATTCCGGGCCCATTGCGCTGGTGGCGGTGGCACGCGGTCTGGCGGTTGGGGTAGACGTGGAGGTGCGGAAGGCCGATGTCGACTCACTCAAACTGGCCCAGCGGTTTTTTGCTCCACGCGAATCACAGCTGATCACGGCCGCCGAGGGCGATGACCGCGCGCGGATGTTTTATCGACTGTGGGCGGCCAAGGAGGCCTATCTGAAAGGGAAAGGCGTGGGGCTTTCGTTGGGACTGGATCGCTTTGACGTCGTGTTCGACGGGATGTCACCGGTCGCCACGGTGCGGTGGACGGATTCAGGAACAATCGACCAACCCTGGACGATTCGTTCGCTTTCGCTTCCTGATCATCTGGCGGGCGCGGTCGCCGTCGAAGGCGATGCGTGGGAGCTGCATCACTACGAGTCGACGGCCTATTCGTTCTACTGACCCAACTTCCTCTGTACCGCCTCTCTTCTCAGCTCGCGAAAAAAATCCTGCAGCAGACTCTGGCTCTCTTCCGCACACACCCCGCCGATGACGTCCACACGATGGTTCAGTCTGGGTTCCGGGGGAATGTTCATGATGGATCCGCAGGCGCCCGCTTTCGGGTCCGGCGCTCCGAAGACCAGACGCGGAATACGAGCCAGGACGATCGCGCCGATGCACATCGTGCAGGGTTCGAGGGTGACGTACAGCGTGCAGTCGATGAGGCGCCAGCTCTTCGTCTGCTTGGCAGCGTCCCGGATGGCAAGCATTTCCGCATGCGCGGTGGGGTCCTGATCAGTTTCACGGAGATTATGGGCCCGGGCGATGACGATGCCATCGCGGACGAGCAGGGCGGCGATCGGTACTTCGCCGATCAGCGGCGCCTCTCGAGCGAGGGCCAGGGCCTGCTGCATAAACTGGCTATCGAGATCCTGGGGCAGGGACATGGTGTCGTGGTACGTGTTGGTCGGCGGTACAAACCCCCGTCATCGGGGGCAAGAACGCATGCTAGCATGTTTGGGGCAGGAAACCGCAGTGGAACGTTTGTCGGGAAGGATGGGCTGACGGCTAGATTTGACCGATCAAGTAGATGGCCCCGGTCGGCTCCGGACGCCCGCCGTCCGGCTCCACGGTGACGGCGAATTTCTTCATGCGTGGAAACTCACCCATGTTTTTGATGAACATGCGGGCTTTTTGGCCTGCATCCAATCCGAACACACCCGCGCTCACCGGTTTGTCGTCGATGGCCCAGAGCTGATAAACCTTTCCGCTCGGGAGCGCAGGCAGATTGAACGCATAGAGCCAGGCCTTCTTAGTGGTCGGGTCGAACAGCAGGAACGCGCCTGCCGACTTCGCCATCTCGGATCCTGACAGGGAGACGACTCTGGAAGCGGGATTCTTGAACAGCCCGGCAAACTCCTCGCTCTGGCGGGCAAGCCGTTGTAACGCGCTGTCGTGTTGCGTCAACTGTGCATGCGCGTCGTCCAACTCCGCTTCCCGTTGTAATAACTGATCGCGCAGTTCAGCCACTTCGGTAGTGCGTTGACCCAGTTCGGACTTGAGGGAGCCGAGCGTTTGGTCGCGTTGTTGGAGTTCCGTTTGTAACGCGGCCACTCGCGCGGACCCCTGTTGTACTGCCGCTTGCAGCTGTTGGATTTCACCCGAACGTTGTGCGGTTTGCGTGTATGACAGCCAGGCGACATACCCGCCTCCCACCACCAAAGCTACGGCGGCGAATCCCATGGCAAACCGGAAGGGCAGCGAGCGGGCAGGCGTGATAGGCGGAAACAGGTGGTTCATCCATTCGCCCGGCTCCAGACTGGATCGTGGGCTTGGCTGTTCCGTTTCGGGCTGGCCCGACGTCGACGCGGGCGCCATCATGATCTTGGCTTTGAGCGTGTTGGGGGGCGTCGCGGGAGTGAGCCCGAACGGCAAGAGCGATGCGACGGTTTGATAGTCTTTCAGGGTCGCATGGCAGGCGGCGCACCCGGACAGCAGATGGGCTTCGATGGCCTGCCGCTCCGAACGCTCCAACGCGCCGATGGCGTAAAGGGGAACCGCTTCTTCCAATTCTTCGTGGGTCATGCGTGGTGACCTTGCGGCAGCGTCTCCTGCAAGGACGCGCGGAGTTTCGTCATGGCCAGCTTGATTCGAGTCTTCACCGTGCCCAATGGTTGATTCAATTTGGCGGCGATCTCCGTATGCGTCAAGCCCTGGTAAAAGGCCATTTCGATGGCCTGCTGTTGCGGAAGCGGTAGGTCGAGAATCGCTTTCGCCATGAGCTGCCGGATTTCCGTGTCCTCACGGGCTTCATACGGGTTCGGGCTGACATCAGGCGTGACGGACACCAGGGGGTGGTCGAACGAATCGGCCACGACCTGCTGTCCACGCGAGGTGCGTGCGCGTAGCCGATCGATGGCGCGACTACGGGTCAGGGTGACCAGCCAGGCGATGGGACTGCCTCGCCCCACATCGTACTTGGCAATTTTTCTCCAGACTTCGAGGTACACGTCCTGGAGCA from Nitrospira sp. encodes the following:
- a CDS encoding amino acid adenylation domain-containing protein — translated: MVRHPPVTIPAGDTILDVLRRRAEHQPEQAAYVYLRDGLNADTVLTYRDLVSRAQSIAGYLQTRFSLGERLLLVYPPGLEFVQAFWGALYAGLIAVPVPPPDAFRVKAGVARVQRFAEDAGAAGALSTAHIVEALRSQECAITLDHWITGDHARSDDSSCWTDQRPQASQLAYLQYTSGSTSTPKGVMVSHGNMTAQSRCITEAGHYDSGSVTLSWMPHFHDYGLVKGIIHPAWIGRPSYLMSPLTFLKRPLRWLEAIQRYEITHSGAPNFAYRRSVESTTPEERANLDLSRWQVASCGAEPIAPDTIERFTEAFAPAGFRRDAFSPAYGMAEYTLLISLKREGVAPTVTTLDAAALEQGAVIEARANGGHVRRVVGCGMPVGDTRVVIAHPETRSRCAVQQVGEIWLSGASTTEGYWNKPDETAHTFGARLEDTGEGPFLRTGDLGFVQNGEVFVTGRVKDLLIVRGRNHYPQDLERTVESCHELLRAGGTAAFSVEDAGEEAVVVVQELARQAVVPDVEALAAAIRQAVSEQHDLHVSSIVFIKAGSLPKTSSGKVQRRACRELYLADRLAVIGQSLVAAPSVLPSITMNGLADLRALSSKVRRQRIVHDVQRLIADRLGRSGEAIPSHHPIHRLGLDSLMAADVLHRIEESFQVPLSLHVLLGGATIDDLAATIDRELNNGESTTPAVDSSQAEAEAVGPLSENQAALWFLSRLAPDSAAANVAVLLHVPPTLEPVTVREALERVAARHPMLRTTFETEADVPVQRVHDRLLPGWIVVESTAWEWHRLRQEAMTQAAMPFDLVQGPLWNACFFRGSGQNWLLLVAHHIVVDGWSMLQLVEDIKHHCAMATRPVPGGDEPVEGPPVSYREFVEWHRTVLAGQEGRTLSQYWKTRLSGELPSYDTLYDRPPATIEPSHYAWHAFQLDQHLVERLKTLAHEQGTTLYVVCLAALQVLLHRYTDHEDTLVVTPVFGRSRARFARTIGDFVNMLVLRDSLRSGCTGRELLTQTKQCLLEALAHQDYPYARLVSDVRPIHQGHRAPLAQVLFALQPFALLAELDIRRNVTQPAVAEAGLSPWASFVIPQQSGQFDLCVEMAESEQGLSGYFEYKDALLSPDRIARMQEHFVRLLEALADNPGRTVGSLPLMSEIERRDTVMSWGQSSGGMKPDQCLHRLIEQQARRTPDAVAVEQDGQSVTYRELESRANRLAHYLRRRGVEPGIVVGLCLERSINLIVGMLGILKSGGAYLPLDADYPTERLEYMLRDSEVRVLVTQQEQLARLPATNPHTVCLDSEWDQIARLPDDSLQGTDALDNLAYVIYTSGSTGHPKGVMIEHRSIVNYVQGITGIVGLTAWDRVLQFASMSFDTAAEEIFPCLATGATLVLRTPMMVDSVSGFLERCRQWNLTMLDLPTAYWHEVVTRMDLEQLHFPEAVKTVIIGGERVLPALVQRWTRHVGTRVRLLNTYGPTETTVAVTWADLTDANAHGDSIGDLPIGRPIPHASVYVLDRQQQSVPVGVAGELYIGGVGVARGYRGRPDLTAAKFDSDPFSNRPDARLYRTGDLVRWRSDGQLDFCGRVDRQVKIRGFRVELEEIEAVLNRHPDLERAVVEVREDQPGDKRIVAFMVPRPNNRLGLLQLREQLRTQLPAHMIPSTFIELEALPLTVNGKVDRRALQVAADSRASKVDLTSAYLAPRTPLEQVLADIWGEILQLKDVGVHDNFFELGGHSLLATQLVSRVQALFRITVPLRRVFERPTIATLAEVVKEAQQGQSGIQDNKAYEITRAARGGPLPLSFAQERMWFLYQLSPEAAAYNIPASVRLHGPLNKPSLRWAVGELVRRHDALRTTFAQVDGQPRQIIHDSLEPLWAEEDVRRLPAEMREPRTLELATIEARRPFDLERGPLLRILLIQVGDEDHVLVVSTHHIISDQWSYGVIARELVGSYNACCGRKPFGMAPDLVIQYADFAQWQRRWLTGSVLAEQLAHWKTKLTDLPVLALPADRPRPPVHSFKGDHVSIDLSWSLINRLKQLSVREGATLYMVFLAGFFGLLHRLTQQRDLVIGTPIANRNRLEIEDLIGTFVNTLVLRTEVTGELTFRELLRRVRDLTLDAYAHQDVPFEKLVEELRPDRSQGGLPLVQVLFNFANTPFARTEFQHLSWTPYEVSRGAAQLDLGLSIDPLASRKAYLEFNTDLFDRSSAERWLSQYRQLMEAVANHAEDTLGRVAMLTAEEQHRILREWNATERVFDQAVCVPQLFELQVARTPDALALVFEGVEWSYGALNRRANQLAHHLRNCGVGPDLVVPVFLERSPELLITLLAVMKAGGAYLPLVPGLPIRRLAAMIEASHAALLVTDSTLVSSLPQHQLPVVCLDRDAEQIARCDDRNPRPLAGPEHLVYVLFTSGSTGQPKGVEIEHRALVNFLRSMQQEPGMTARDVVMALTPLSFDIAGLELYLPLLTGARIILANRQQAMDGAWLQRELDQGSVTVMQATPATWRMVLQFGWNGGRSVKVLCGGEALPRELAQELLSRAGSVWNVYGPTETTIWSTLERVRTADRLIALGKPIANTQVYVLDANREPVPVGIPGELYIGGMGLARGYRGQPQLTAERFVSNPFRSGERMYRTGDQVKWLPDGRVEYIGRIDYQVKLRGFRIELGEIESVLADDSTVKQAVVIVREDVPGDKRLVAYVLPRDGAVCDPQALRRALREAVPDYMVPTAIVPLVEFPLTPNGKVDRRALPAPSVEPEHDGGQAIEPRNRLELQLVAIWEQVLGITPIGVRDNFFSLGGYSLLALRMFSAIEHTFGKRLPMAVLFQAPTIEQLADVLADEGCSVRWRSLVAIQPEGKKTPFFAVPGVGGNVLVFARLAKLLGGDQPFYGLQARGLDGREKPFMRVEDMAAHYIEEIRSVQPKGPYLIGGTCTGGLAAYEIAQQLTAQGEEVILAVMESWHPRSYLTHWSRPPYLLWPLLFVGMKITTYLRLMRQLPVREWGTFWKGKLHRLWNMMHHTESVEHQDEFLYKDQVTYATFHAVARYELKPFRGQVLNVIASKHPLTNSSDDTRLVFGEWAMGTSRTIYLPTEDSGRLFIAPQVQELAQHLAAFWEEAGAVMRQHPDGQGNGPASKAA
- a CDS encoding cyclic peptide export ABC transporter, which codes for MIKLYRFLLFLLRDARTMMVLMVLTGLLAGLSSVGLLAVINKLINGAGATADGLALAFIGLALLKVSSNYLSQLLLVTFAQKTILKLGMDLCWKVVRAPYRTLERRGSHEILATLTDDTNAMAWAVNGLPGLAINVAILAGCSLYLAWLSWQAFLGVVILAVLGLVGYRQLYNRVLQSSLAVRDAKGALFEHFRSLTEGMKELMLHRGRRESFVEQDIRHAAEALRHHNLVTTKQYLTTDSWTQVLFYGLIGVILLLFPRMLSLSGESLTGYAFAMLYMIGPMWGLLGMIPTLSRGQVALEKIESLGLALDEGRQEGGAERPVVHGSHCVEFSQAVFAYESKGEDERPFNLGPLDVSIRSGELVFIIGGNGSGKSTLVKVLTGLYLPQQGQVKLDGDAIVPATQDWYRQHFAAVFSDFYLFKKLLGLDPSLVATQADGWLKTLRINHKVSIQDGEYSTINLSQGQRKRLALVTAMLEDRPFYVFDEWAADQDPQYKEVFYGELLPELRARGKGVIVVTHDDRYFHVGDRVLKLDEGKIVEASPGHVHVPPRATPVLKPVARSSG